In a genomic window of Sporosarcina trichiuri:
- the liaF gene encoding cell wall-active antibiotics response protein LiaF yields the protein MKRTKTERFTLWIVAFFLLVFVEAGLFGNGNVIFFFLGAIVLYYGTHQRSKWMVFTAGVFIIIALLSLWSLRLLIFGILLYLVIRLWKGTPAEEIMRPLKEMERQTPNGIWKDRLFSQQSTPFTSYEWQDVHVQGLIGDFHIDVTDTVLPKETSLISIRQGLGRVKVELPYDLPVRVHCSILFGECRLFDLEPKRLLNESIHMKDGYDRNIGAEAELIISISVRFGDIEVIRK from the coding sequence ATGAAACGGACAAAGACGGAGCGCTTCACACTGTGGATCGTCGCTTTTTTCCTGCTGGTTTTCGTGGAAGCCGGCCTGTTTGGCAACGGCAATGTCATCTTCTTCTTTCTCGGTGCCATTGTGCTGTACTACGGGACACACCAGCGCTCCAAATGGATGGTATTTACGGCCGGCGTCTTCATCATCATCGCGCTTCTGTCCCTCTGGAGCCTCCGACTGCTCATTTTCGGCATTCTGCTCTATCTCGTGATACGGCTCTGGAAAGGGACGCCTGCGGAGGAAATCATGCGCCCGCTGAAGGAGATGGAACGGCAGACGCCGAACGGCATCTGGAAAGACCGGCTGTTCTCCCAGCAGTCGACTCCATTCACTTCGTACGAATGGCAGGACGTCCATGTGCAGGGCCTGATCGGCGACTTCCATATCGATGTGACGGACACCGTGCTGCCAAAAGAAACATCGCTCATCTCCATCCGACAGGGACTCGGCCGCGTGAAGGTCGAGCTGCCGTACGATCTGCCAGTCCGTGTTCACTGTTCCATCCTGTTCGGGGAGTGCCGGCTGTTCGACCTGGAGCCGAAACGGCTGCTGAACGAATCGATCCATATGAAAGACGGCTATGATCGGAATATAGGAGCGGAAGCGGAACTCATCATCTCCATCTCCGTCCGGTTTGGTGATATCGAGGTGATCCGGAAATGA
- a CDS encoding mechanosensitive ion channel yields the protein MFSDPYYANIFSWLPDLILGIIVLIIGFIIAKVLENIVTKAMKKARVDERLNMRDKKWGADRIAGKIVFFIVLLLTVLIFFNMMNLNPIAAPFLNVFAGFSGAVLGILKAALILLFAYVLATVVKKLVMRAGHKVDVHKAVSKTGGSPETVDKEQWVSTAANIAFYGILLLFIPAVLSALGLSGVSGPFEHLLTGFVAFIPKLVGAALIFAVGYVVAKIVRTIVTKLLESVGTDKIADKLHLSSAVQGTSVSKVIGTIAFVLIMIPVTISGLEVLDLEGISQPAIAMLNDIMVMLPRIIIAVVLVIVGVYVAKWVKKVVAQLLANLGVDSLSGKLGVKSGSHSPSAFTVSSVIATIVQIVIILLFVVEALQIVQLAFMVTLATAIFAYLPMVLAAVLILAVGFWLANLAEQFIGSVMKTKSGSPHILRFVAKYAILAFAFFMALSQLGIAPAIINAAFILILGGVALAFGLAFGLGGRDHASRYLSKMESSLQDADVSKEDWEQKKEEMKKDAEQAKAQAKSGMRETRSEMHQKKQDMKQAADQAPPMPSSDDVPEDPADSLKGPAYSDVQPPVSDNFGGTDPVPFTDDAADPGYNEVEPGEEYPYGEHDRRSRFNKEAHDQWNNQKPRDDR from the coding sequence ATGTTCAGTGATCCCTATTATGCAAATATCTTCAGCTGGCTTCCAGATCTGATACTCGGCATCATTGTATTAATTATCGGATTCATTATTGCGAAAGTACTCGAAAACATCGTCACCAAGGCAATGAAAAAGGCACGTGTGGACGAAAGGCTCAATATGCGTGACAAAAAATGGGGCGCTGACAGGATTGCCGGTAAGATCGTATTCTTCATCGTCCTGCTGCTGACGGTTCTCATCTTCTTCAACATGATGAACCTTAACCCGATTGCGGCGCCGTTCCTAAATGTCTTCGCAGGCTTCAGCGGTGCTGTGCTCGGTATCTTAAAGGCGGCTCTCATCCTGCTGTTCGCGTATGTCCTCGCAACGGTCGTGAAGAAACTCGTCATGAGGGCCGGGCACAAAGTGGACGTCCACAAAGCCGTTTCGAAAACAGGCGGCTCACCGGAAACGGTCGATAAGGAGCAGTGGGTCAGCACGGCTGCGAACATCGCATTCTACGGCATCCTGCTGCTGTTCATCCCCGCGGTGCTCAGTGCGCTCGGCCTCAGCGGCGTAAGCGGACCGTTCGAACACCTGCTGACCGGGTTCGTCGCGTTCATTCCGAAGTTGGTCGGGGCTGCACTCATCTTTGCGGTCGGCTATGTTGTGGCGAAGATTGTCCGTACGATCGTGACAAAACTGCTGGAGTCTGTCGGCACTGACAAGATTGCGGACAAGCTGCATCTGTCATCTGCCGTCCAGGGAACGAGCGTTTCCAAAGTGATCGGCACGATCGCTTTCGTCCTGATCATGATTCCGGTGACGATCTCCGGTCTTGAAGTGCTGGATCTTGAGGGGATTTCACAGCCGGCCATTGCGATGCTCAATGACATCATGGTCATGCTGCCGCGCATCATCATTGCGGTTGTTCTTGTGATCGTCGGTGTCTATGTCGCGAAGTGGGTGAAGAAGGTTGTCGCCCAGCTGCTTGCGAACCTCGGTGTGGATTCCCTGTCCGGTAAGCTCGGCGTGAAGTCCGGCAGCCATTCGCCGTCCGCCTTCACCGTATCTTCCGTGATTGCAACGATTGTGCAGATCGTGATCATCCTTCTGTTCGTCGTGGAAGCGCTGCAGATTGTCCAGCTTGCCTTCATGGTGACGCTTGCGACAGCCATCTTTGCATACTTGCCGATGGTGCTGGCTGCGGTGCTCATCCTTGCTGTCGGTTTCTGGCTGGCGAACCTGGCTGAGCAGTTCATCGGCAGTGTCATGAAAACGAAATCGGGCAGTCCGCATATCCTGCGCTTCGTCGCGAAGTATGCAATCCTGGCCTTTGCGTTCTTCATGGCACTCAGCCAGCTCGGAATTGCACCCGCGATCATCAATGCGGCATTCATTCTCATCCTCGGTGGTGTGGCTCTCGCGTTCGGCCTGGCATTCGGTCTCGGTGGTCGCGATCATGCCTCCCGCTACCTATCCAAAATGGAATCGAGCCTGCAGGATGCAGATGTCTCGAAGGAAGATTGGGAACAGAAGAAGGAAGAGATGAAAAAGGATGCCGAACAGGCGAAAGCCCAAGCGAAATCGGGCATGCGTGAAACTCGATCTGAAATGCATCAGAAGAAACAGGATATGAAACAAGCGGCTGACCAGGCACCGCCGATGCCGTCTTCAGATGACGTACCGGAAGATCCGGCAGACAGCCTGAAAGGTCCGGCGTACTCGGACGTACAGCCGCCGGTATCCGATAACTTCGGCGGAACTGACCCGGTGCCGTTTACGGACGATGCTGCGGACCCGGGATATAACGAAGTGGAACCGGGGGAGGAGTACCCGTACGGCGAACATGACCGCCGCAGCCGGTTCAACAAAGAAGCGCACGATCAGTGGAATAACCAGAAACCGAGAGACGATCGCTGA
- a CDS encoding PspA/IM30 family protein has translation MNELWYKFKFAVQEDLEKLTEKRTPHHAADVLNETIKEAEQQTAAVGKLMDRQRLLRDEITKELAEAERMAAKRKEQLQLAEATEDDELISYAADEVHAYERRRDELQALADETTQSMLKLERRFENMKHKVKDMKVRRLKLMGEENENRANYRMDRIFNADLTPRNEFDSDKDDHTPGDIASMRQRLDKLTADEAGRTEIV, from the coding sequence ATGAACGAACTATGGTATAAATTCAAATTTGCCGTACAGGAAGACTTGGAGAAGCTGACAGAAAAACGGACACCCCACCATGCAGCCGATGTATTGAACGAGACGATCAAGGAAGCGGAACAGCAGACGGCTGCCGTCGGGAAACTGATGGACCGGCAGCGGTTGCTGCGGGATGAGATCACGAAGGAACTGGCGGAAGCGGAACGGATGGCCGCCAAACGGAAGGAGCAGCTGCAGCTGGCCGAAGCCACGGAGGATGACGAGCTGATCAGCTATGCAGCTGATGAAGTCCATGCTTATGAAAGACGCCGGGATGAACTCCAGGCACTCGCAGACGAGACGACCCAGTCGATGCTCAAGCTCGAACGGCGCTTCGAAAACATGAAACACAAAGTGAAAGACATGAAAGTCCGCCGGCTCAAGCTGATGGGCGAGGAGAACGAAAATCGCGCAAACTACCGGATGGACAGAATCTTCAATGCCGATCTGACGCCGCGTAACGAGTTTGACAGTGATAAGGACGACCACACTCCTGGTGATATCGCATCCATGCGTCAGCGTCTAGACAAATTGACGGCCGACGAAGCAGGCCGGACGGAAATCGTGTAA
- a CDS encoding ABC transporter permease — protein MKKFALASLGIIAAIVAVANIGSIAALALSAAAVFFGLHYIRKSGSGFVRFLAGFVVVIGILSGISNIPAFIGLLAAAGAYYAWRTWKKEKRADDPIIDADPFTKFEKQWNEFTK, from the coding sequence ATGAAAAAATTTGCACTCGCATCACTCGGAATCATCGCGGCCATCGTCGCTGTCGCGAATATCGGTTCAATCGCTGCGCTTGCCCTGTCCGCTGCAGCCGTATTCTTCGGCCTGCATTATATACGGAAAAGCGGATCGGGATTCGTCCGCTTCCTCGCCGGCTTCGTGGTCGTGATCGGGATCTTGTCGGGCATCTCAAATATCCCGGCATTCATCGGACTGCTCGCTGCTGCCGGTGCGTACTATGCATGGCGCACTTGGAAGAAGGAGAAGCGTGCCGACGATCCCATCATCGACGCAGACCCATTCACGAAATTCGAGAAACAATGGAACGAGTTCACAAAATAA
- a CDS encoding sensor histidine kinase — protein MSGFFWRAILLSFLFLAATAAGVYGLVEYAPVLEWQQLFEDELLEVPLGVWLAAVPIALGWSFSGWIYGIARNREKAVERSLGQLAEENPQPSTKGLSRKLKRSVDEISEVLDTQKRSLQRITDQRAEDQDKIIQERLIEERQRLARELHDSVSQQLFAASMLLSSLTEQPTADAARKPLLQVERMVQQAQLEMRALLLHLRPAVLNSKTLKEGLEELLVELQQKVTFTIRYRLEDVPLSKGAEDHLFRIAQETLSNTLRHAQATEVDVLFISRDELAIFRVQDNGVGFSEMPDRGGAYGLQNVKERAVEIGGVCKIVSVPSQGTIVEVKLPIRKGEDTHDPYTARG, from the coding sequence ATGAGTGGATTTTTCTGGCGGGCGATCCTCCTGTCGTTCCTGTTCCTCGCCGCTACGGCAGCCGGCGTCTATGGTCTGGTTGAATACGCCCCGGTCCTCGAATGGCAGCAGCTGTTCGAGGATGAATTGCTTGAAGTGCCGCTTGGTGTCTGGCTCGCAGCCGTGCCAATTGCACTTGGCTGGTCGTTCTCCGGCTGGATTTACGGCATTGCACGCAACCGTGAAAAAGCAGTGGAGCGGAGTCTCGGGCAGCTGGCGGAGGAAAATCCCCAGCCGTCCACGAAAGGGCTGTCCCGTAAACTGAAGCGGTCGGTCGACGAAATATCGGAAGTGCTCGATACGCAGAAACGCAGCCTGCAGAGGATCACCGACCAGCGCGCGGAGGATCAGGATAAAATCATCCAGGAGCGGCTGATCGAAGAACGGCAGCGGCTTGCTCGCGAACTTCACGATTCCGTCTCCCAGCAGCTGTTCGCCGCGTCCATGCTTCTGTCCTCTTTGACCGAGCAGCCGACAGCGGACGCCGCTCGGAAACCACTGTTGCAAGTCGAACGGATGGTGCAGCAGGCGCAGCTCGAAATGAGAGCGCTCTTGCTGCACTTACGGCCGGCCGTCCTCAACAGCAAGACGCTGAAGGAAGGACTGGAAGAGCTGCTGGTGGAACTGCAGCAGAAAGTGACATTCACGATCCGGTACCGGCTTGAAGATGTGCCGTTGTCAAAAGGCGCGGAAGACCACTTGTTCCGCATCGCCCAGGAGACCTTGTCGAACACGCTGCGCCATGCCCAGGCGACGGAAGTCGATGTGCTGTTCATAAGCCGGGATGAGCTGGCCATCTTCCGCGTGCAGGATAACGGCGTCGGCTTCAGTGAGATGCCGGATCGCGGAGGCGCCTACGGCCTGCAGAACGTGAAAGAGCGCGCCGTCGAAATCGGCGGCGTCTGTAAGATCGTTTCCGTCCCTTCCCAAGGGACCATCGTGGAAGTGAAATTGCCGATTCGTAAAGGAGAGGATACCCATGATCCGTATACTGCTCGCGGATGA
- a CDS encoding sensor histidine kinase — MKRFTPMLIWSMLAAIAIGGLVTFTSHGFSILFKDYTQSGQFQSHMDDFYRELGRNVLNPVELGEAEKKLTASQEEIEAYRTYYGSLASQVENIDMQYRDQIREAENQPEVKKALVEERDGKIADIRKNFEDDAYVEEKILQKKKYILSQILQDAKTESGSLAIPAAYELTPVAGGESVRRGDTAGTAPYEKEFNENTGYLKIDGQDLDGIDRMYEGTIQGELYNGEGISLSARDIDAIFPSHTLYKGTVHVPASAFDKGGVLYEEVKEYNSLKIMLLLSGVAGIAALVSLLTIWKFKWTWFVDLPFTDRYNALKIDVKAAVFLFLLVNVLSMANGISGRLNMMAFGEYSFNPVRGAIYFLLNAVIIAGLTFQVGNAIVQYRQPGRFASEMRDSYMMKFLEYSRAVFQNRSIAIQTLLLLFGFFLAGVGFVVGAMEPVLFVIYAFCVLFLGLPVLFFYMRRMGYLGKILTATDEMAAGRLNRDIPVIGRSPFAVHAANLNNLREGVERSVSSQAKSERMKTELITNVSHDLRTPLTSIITYTDLLKNPGLSETERAEYVDVLDRKSQRLKTLIEDLFEVSKMSSGTMELYKQRVDLSQLVRQAVGEHSERMAKIPLDFRVAVPEEPVPAIVDGQRWWRMLDNLIGNALKYSLPGTRVYVTLREIGGTAEFTIKNITAYELEENVDELYERFKRGDASRHTEGSGLGLAIAQSIVDMHGGSMDIQVDGDLFKVTVRVPAAL, encoded by the coding sequence ATGAAGCGATTCACACCGATGCTCATCTGGTCGATGCTGGCGGCGATTGCGATCGGCGGACTTGTTACATTCACGAGCCACGGTTTTTCCATCCTGTTCAAGGATTATACGCAGTCCGGCCAATTCCAGAGCCATATGGATGATTTCTACAGGGAACTGGGCCGCAATGTGCTGAATCCGGTGGAACTCGGGGAGGCTGAGAAGAAACTGACGGCCTCCCAGGAAGAAATTGAAGCGTACCGGACGTATTACGGCAGTCTGGCATCGCAGGTCGAAAATATCGACATGCAGTACAGGGACCAGATCCGGGAAGCGGAGAACCAGCCTGAAGTGAAAAAGGCACTGGTGGAAGAGCGGGATGGAAAAATAGCCGATATCCGAAAAAACTTCGAGGATGATGCCTATGTCGAGGAGAAGATTCTTCAAAAGAAAAAGTACATCCTCTCCCAGATTCTGCAGGATGCGAAAACGGAAAGCGGCAGTCTGGCCATCCCTGCTGCCTATGAACTGACGCCTGTTGCAGGCGGTGAATCCGTCAGACGCGGGGATACAGCCGGAACAGCCCCGTACGAAAAGGAGTTCAATGAGAACACGGGATATCTGAAGATCGACGGCCAGGACCTCGATGGAATCGACAGGATGTATGAAGGGACGATCCAGGGCGAGCTGTATAATGGGGAAGGGATTTCCTTATCCGCACGGGATATCGATGCGATTTTCCCTTCGCATACTCTCTATAAGGGGACTGTACACGTGCCGGCTTCAGCATTTGACAAGGGCGGAGTTCTCTACGAGGAAGTGAAGGAGTACAACTCGCTGAAGATCATGCTGCTGCTGTCAGGGGTTGCCGGAATCGCGGCACTCGTCAGTTTGCTCACCATCTGGAAGTTCAAATGGACTTGGTTTGTCGACCTTCCGTTTACGGATCGATATAATGCACTTAAAATCGATGTGAAAGCTGCCGTCTTCCTGTTTTTGCTTGTGAATGTCCTTAGCATGGCGAACGGCATTTCAGGCAGGCTGAATATGATGGCATTTGGGGAGTATTCGTTCAACCCGGTCAGAGGGGCAATCTACTTCCTCTTGAATGCTGTGATAATTGCCGGTTTGACGTTCCAAGTGGGGAATGCCATCGTGCAGTATCGCCAGCCGGGACGATTCGCATCTGAAATGCGGGACAGTTATATGATGAAATTCCTGGAATACAGCAGAGCAGTCTTCCAGAACCGCTCCATTGCCATCCAGACCCTGCTGCTGCTGTTCGGATTCTTCCTTGCAGGCGTCGGGTTCGTGGTGGGGGCAATGGAACCTGTCTTGTTCGTCATCTATGCATTCTGCGTACTGTTCCTCGGGCTGCCTGTATTATTCTTCTACATGCGCCGGATGGGGTATCTCGGCAAGATTCTCACAGCGACGGATGAAATGGCGGCGGGCCGGCTGAACCGCGACATCCCGGTCATCGGGCGTTCTCCATTCGCTGTCCATGCCGCCAATCTCAACAATCTCCGTGAAGGGGTGGAGCGGTCCGTCAGCAGCCAGGCGAAAAGCGAACGCATGAAGACGGAGCTCATCACCAATGTGAGCCATGATCTGCGGACACCGCTGACGTCCATCATCACCTACACCGACCTGCTGAAGAACCCAGGACTGTCCGAGACGGAACGGGCGGAGTACGTCGATGTGCTGGACCGCAAATCGCAGCGCCTGAAAACGCTGATCGAGGATCTGTTCGAAGTGTCGAAGATGTCGAGCGGTACAATGGAACTGTACAAACAGCGCGTCGACCTGTCACAGCTCGTCCGCCAGGCGGTCGGGGAGCATTCGGAACGGATGGCGAAAATTCCGCTCGACTTCCGGGTAGCCGTGCCCGAGGAGCCTGTGCCCGCTATCGTCGATGGACAGCGTTGGTGGCGCATGCTCGACAACCTGATCGGCAATGCGCTGAAATATTCACTGCCGGGGACACGGGTCTACGTGACACTCCGGGAAATTGGAGGAACCGCCGAATTCACCATCAAGAACATCACGGCCTATGAACTCGAGGAAAACGTCGATGAACTGTACGAACGCTTCAAGCGGGGGGATGCGTCACGTCATACGGAAGGCTCCGGACTCGGCTTGGCGATCGCCCAGTCGATCGTCGACATGCATGGCGGGTCGATGGATATCCAGGTGGACGGGGATCTGTTCAAGGTGACGGTCCGTGTGCCCGCAGCATTATGA
- a CDS encoding response regulator transcription factor — translation MIRILLADDHEMVRIGVSAYLSMQDDMEVVAEASDGGEAVEKALALRPDVILMDMVMPVMTGAEATGEIIRQWPEARIIIVTSFLDDDKVYPALEAGASSYILKTSNASRIAQAIRDTAQGQSVLEPEVTSKMMEKMRSGAPDQPLHESLTERELETLLLLAKGRSNQEIADELFISLKTVKTHVSNVLSKLDVQDRTQAVIYAFQHHLAN, via the coding sequence ATGATCCGTATACTGCTCGCGGATGATCATGAAATGGTGCGCATTGGCGTGTCCGCCTATTTGAGCATGCAGGACGATATGGAAGTGGTTGCCGAAGCGTCGGACGGCGGGGAAGCCGTGGAGAAAGCACTCGCCCTCCGTCCCGACGTCATCCTGATGGATATGGTGATGCCGGTCATGACCGGCGCGGAGGCGACGGGCGAAATCATCCGGCAGTGGCCGGAAGCCCGCATCATCATAGTCACCAGCTTCCTCGACGACGATAAGGTGTATCCGGCTCTCGAAGCCGGCGCTTCCAGTTACATTCTGAAGACCTCCAATGCGTCACGGATTGCACAGGCGATCCGCGATACAGCACAGGGGCAGAGCGTGCTGGAACCGGAAGTGACGAGCAAGATGATGGAGAAGATGCGAAGCGGAGCGCCGGATCAGCCGCTCCATGAAAGCCTGACAGAACGGGAACTTGAAACGCTTCTGCTTCTGGCGAAAGGCAGGTCCAACCAGGAGATTGCGGACGAACTGTTCATCTCCCTGAAGACGGTGAAGACACATGTCAGCAATGTCCTGTCGAAGCTTGACGTCCAGGACCGCACCCAGGCGGTCATCTACGCCTTTCAGCACCATCTCGCCAATTGA